One genomic segment of Theobroma cacao cultivar B97-61/B2 chromosome 6, Criollo_cocoa_genome_V2, whole genome shotgun sequence includes these proteins:
- the LOC18597291 gene encoding inositol transporter 4 — MVEGGVTKADKTEFTECWKTTWKTPYIMKLALSAGIGGLLFGYDTGVISGALLYIRDDFQEVDRKTWLQETIVSTAVAGAIIGAAFGGWINDRFGRKLSILVADVLFFVGAIVMALAPAPWMIIIGRIFVGLGVGMASMTAPLYISEASPARIRGALVSTNGLLITGGQFLSYLINLAFTHAPGTWRWMLGVAGIPAVVQFVLMLSLPESPRWLYRQNKVEEARSILERIYPADEVEDELNALKESVEAEKADEHAIGDSLLEKVRGALSNAVVRRGLYAGVTVQVAQQFSGINTVMYYSPTIVQFAGFASNKTAMALSLITSGLNAVGSIISMTLVDRYGRRRLMIVSMFGIITCLVVLSIVFFQAASHSPKINQFESTHFAINATCPSYLSAPNPASWNCMSCLKAECGFCANGANEYSPGACLALTTDLKGSCREQHRTWFKDGCPSRFGFLAVILLGFYIISYSPGMGTVPWIVNSEIYPLRYRGIGGGMAAVANWVSNLIVSETFLTLTKALGSAGTFLLFAAVCVIGLICIYWFVPETKGLPFEEVEEMLKVGYKPKAFRTRSKGDTGNA, encoded by the exons ATGGTGGAAGGTGGCGTCACAAAAGCTGATAAGACAGAGTTCACGGAATGCTGGAAGACAACATGGAAGACTCCATACATTATGAAACTTGCACTGTCAGCTGGGATTGGAGGGCTCCTGTTTGGTTACGACACAG GAGTAATCTCTGGTGCCCTTCTTTATATCCGTGACGATTTTCAAGAAGTCGACAGGAAAACATGGCTACAG GAAACCATTGTGAGTACGGCTGTAGCAGGTGCTATAATCGGAGCTGCATTTGGAGGATGGATAAACGACAGGTTCGGGAGAAAACTATCAATTTTGGTTGCTGatgttcttttctttgtgGGTGCCATAGTTATGGCTCTCGCTCCAGCTCCATGGATGATTATTATTGGAAGAATATTTGTTGGTTTAGGAGTCGGAATGGCTTCAATGACGGCACCTCTTTATATTTCAGAAGCTTCCCCTGCTAGAATCCGAGGTGCACTTGTTAGTACTAACGGTTTGCTGATTACAGGAGGGCAGTTTCTGTCTTACCTAATCAATCTGGCCTTTACTCAT GCTCCTGGAACCTGGCGTTGGATGCTTGGAGTCGCTGGAATCCCCGCTGTGGTTCAATTTGTCTTGATGCTGTCACTTCCTGAGTCTCCTAGATGGCTTTACAGACAG AACAAGGTAGAGGAGGCCAGGTCCATCCTAGAAAGAATTTATCCTGCTGATGAAGTTGAAGATGAGTTGAATGCCTTGAAAGAATCTGTTGAAGCTGAAAAAGCTGATGAGCATGCGATCGGGGACAGTCTGCTAGAAAAGGTAAGGGGTGCTTTGAGCAATGCTGTGGTTCGAAGGGGACTCTATGCTGGTGTGACTGTCCAGGTGGCTCAGCAGTTTTCAGGCATCAATACTGTCATGTATTATAGCCCAACGATAGTTCAGTTCGCTGGATTTGCATCAAACAAGACAGCAATGGCCCTTTCTCTGATCACTTCTGGTCTTAATGCCGTTGGCTCCATTATCAGCATGACTTTGGTTGACAGATATGGCAGGAGGAGGCTGATGATTGTTTCCATGTTTGGCATCATCACTTGCCTTGTGGTGTTATCGATCGTGTTCTTTCAAGCTGCCAGCCATTCTCCCAAAATTAACCAATTTGAATCAACCCACTTTGCTATAAATGCTACATGTCCAAGCTATCTATCAGCTCCTAATCCGGCATCATGGAACTGCATGTCTTGCTTGAAAGCTGAATGTGGTTTCTGTGCTAATGGGGCAAACGAA TATTCCCCCGGAGCATGCTTGGCATTGACCACAGATCTAAAGGGTTCATGTCGGGAACAACATCGTACTTGGTTCAAGGATGGTTGCCCAAGCAGATTTGGGTTTCTGGCAGTCATTCTCCTAGGATTTTACATCATTTCCTACTCCCCCGGAATGGGAACTGTCCCTTGGATCGTGAACTCTGAGATTTACCCACTAAGGTACAGAGGCATTGGTGGAGGGATGGCTGCAGTTGCAAACTGGGTGTCCAATCTTATTGTCAGCGAGACATTCTTAACCTTGACAAAAGCTCTTGGTTCCGCTGGCACCTTCCTCCTGTTTGCTGCAGTTTGTGTCATTGGACTTATCTGCATCTACTGGTTTGTACCTGAAACCAAAGGACTGCCGTTCGAAGAGGTTGAGGAGATGCTGAAGGTTGGTTACAAGCCTAAAGCATTTAGGACCAGGTCAAAGGGCGACACCGGTAATGCCTGA